From one Gracilibacillus salinarum genomic stretch:
- a CDS encoding protein phosphatase 2C domain-containing protein translates to MKLLFSCNHKGSADFNEDVVDHHQNTAWVIDGATPLFFNQYLSEENDVVWLVQQINEQLPRFITDEKSLEEILITVLDQISQIALEINPALKQIHHYELPTFTIAMVRFIDQKLEYYVLGDSGILLETTEKSVYITDRRLDTFAEKHQDKSQTIRKHLNTRDGYWIGSLDAKGISHGLAGEYNKKDITNVLCFTDGYSRLFELYKKMDVTQMQFNETFIKDTVSMIRNIEEEDCDCLVYKRSKKSDDLSVILLENER, encoded by the coding sequence ATGAAACTATTATTTTCTTGTAATCACAAAGGAAGCGCAGATTTTAATGAAGATGTGGTGGATCACCATCAGAATACAGCTTGGGTAATTGATGGAGCAACACCACTTTTTTTCAACCAGTATTTATCAGAAGAAAACGATGTAGTATGGCTTGTGCAACAAATAAATGAACAATTACCACGATTTATCACAGACGAAAAATCCTTAGAAGAAATTCTGATCACGGTATTAGATCAGATAAGTCAGATTGCGTTAGAAATAAACCCAGCGTTAAAGCAAATCCATCATTATGAATTACCCACTTTTACGATAGCTATGGTAAGGTTTATTGATCAGAAATTAGAATATTACGTGTTAGGTGACAGTGGTATATTACTAGAGACGACGGAAAAGTCAGTATACATAACAGATAGACGACTTGATACTTTTGCGGAAAAACACCAAGACAAATCACAGACAATAAGAAAACATTTAAATACAAGAGATGGTTATTGGATAGGGTCGTTAGATGCAAAGGGCATTTCTCATGGTCTGGCAGGGGAATATAATAAGAAGGACATAACGAACGTATTATGTTTTACCGACGGATATTCCAGGCTGTTTGAATTGTATAAAAAGATGGATGTTACACAGATGCAGTTTAATGAAACATTTATCAAAGACACTGTTTCTATGATACGCAATATAGAAGAAGAGGACTGTGATTGTTTAGTGTATAAACGTTCTAAGAAGAGTGATGATCTAAGTGTTATCTTATTGGAGAATGAACGTTGA
- a CDS encoding sodium:solute symporter family protein, which translates to MVENRLIYLSVFIGITIVMILVGIWTSRKVKNGEDFLMGGRGLPLPLLIGTTLATLVGTGSSMGAVGFAYTNGWAGALYGLGGSIGIFALLLLFANVRKYNFTTYSEELSFYFGASKLVRGLTSVLLYLASIGWLGAHIMGGSLYLSWITGFDLLTAKIITALGFAVYTFIGGYLAVVYTDTIQGIILFLGFIMLTVLSLVKIGGYKTLSQELPNDMVSFIGIDKMGVIPAISLIVVIAIGVLAAPSFRHRIYSSKNTFTLKKALLLSAILFAAFSLFPSIVGMATHFMNPELEPGFAFPYLATEVFPVGIGAIILTAGLSATMSSGSSDFIAAVTILVTDIYQVFTGKTLNKEKMVTYSRIALVFTLGLALLFTLSASNIIDYITNFVSTIMSGLFVASVLGKFWPRATWQGGLACLISGSIISFIVLSNDSLQAFWGNPILPSLGGAFAAGIIVSLVTPKNTVTNEEALEILERERKGNDLVADENTETASSK; encoded by the coding sequence ATGGTTGAGAATAGACTAATCTATTTATCTGTGTTTATAGGGATTACCATAGTAATGATCTTAGTCGGTATCTGGACTTCAAGAAAAGTAAAAAATGGTGAAGACTTTCTGATGGGGGGAAGAGGGTTACCCTTACCGTTATTAATTGGTACAACCTTAGCAACATTGGTTGGTACAGGTTCAAGTATGGGAGCAGTTGGATTTGCCTATACAAATGGATGGGCGGGAGCTTTATATGGATTAGGCGGCTCTATTGGAATTTTTGCTTTACTATTATTGTTTGCAAATGTTAGAAAATATAATTTTACAACGTATTCTGAAGAATTGAGTTTTTACTTCGGTGCAAGCAAATTAGTCAGGGGATTGACATCAGTTCTGTTATATCTAGCTTCTATTGGATGGCTTGGTGCACACATCATGGGTGGGAGTTTGTATTTATCCTGGATTACAGGATTTGATCTTCTCACTGCGAAAATCATAACCGCACTCGGATTCGCCGTTTATACTTTCATTGGTGGGTATTTAGCTGTGGTTTATACAGATACCATTCAAGGGATTATTTTATTTTTAGGTTTTATTATGTTAACTGTTCTTTCTTTAGTTAAAATAGGCGGGTACAAAACCTTGTCTCAGGAATTACCTAACGATATGGTATCATTTATTGGAATAGATAAGATGGGAGTCATTCCTGCTATTTCTCTCATAGTAGTTATAGCGATTGGTGTTTTGGCAGCGCCTTCATTCCGCCATAGAATCTACTCAAGTAAAAATACGTTCACTCTTAAAAAGGCACTTTTACTATCGGCTATCCTTTTTGCGGCCTTTTCTTTATTTCCATCTATAGTGGGAATGGCTACTCATTTCATGAACCCTGAATTGGAGCCTGGTTTTGCATTCCCTTACCTAGCAACTGAAGTCTTTCCGGTAGGGATTGGTGCGATAATCCTGACCGCCGGACTAAGTGCTACAATGTCCTCTGGAAGTTCAGATTTCATTGCAGCAGTTACCATTCTAGTTACAGACATTTATCAGGTGTTTACAGGTAAGACATTGAATAAGGAAAAAATGGTGACTTACTCTAGGATTGCGTTAGTATTTACCTTAGGACTGGCTCTACTTTTCACTTTAAGTGCTTCAAATATAATTGATTATATTACCAATTTTGTCTCTACCATTATGTCTGGATTATTTGTAGCTTCTGTCCTAGGGAAATTTTGGCCACGTGCAACATGGCAGGGCGGGTTAGCCTGCTTGATTAGTGGATCTATTATCTCGTTTATAGTACTAAGCAATGACTCTCTTCAAGCGTTTTGGGGAAACCCAATCCTTCCATCACTAGGCGGAGCGTTTGCAGCTGGAATTATTGTTAGTTTAGTGACCCCAAAAAACACGGTTACAAACGAAGAAGCTTTGGAAATTTTAGAAAGAGAAAGAAAAGGAAACGACTTAGTTGCGGATGAAAATACTGAGACTGCATCTAGTAAATAA
- a CDS encoding GntR family transcriptional regulator, with the protein MTISKKKGPLYLQIKNILKDRILHGVYKIGENIPSEPQLENEFDVSKITVRNAIKELAQEGYLEKKSGKGTRVIRNAAASRLSKGKRFTEILVSEGHKIQKQLVQADIVSNKEGSEVYRLFGERCLRIERLYHYNEIPYIHYTHYLSTRMENMELSDLEAHSLYRLIEEQDISLEEFRDEFAAVVAPPSVGEALRLKEGTPVLKRSRYSYDEHEDIIEYSEGYYNTEMQNYIVNYDV; encoded by the coding sequence ATGACCATATCGAAAAAAAAGGGACCATTATATTTACAAATAAAGAATATATTAAAGGACCGTATTCTGCACGGGGTGTACAAAATTGGTGAAAATATCCCGTCAGAGCCACAACTTGAGAATGAGTTTGATGTCAGTAAGATAACGGTTCGCAATGCTATTAAAGAACTTGCCCAGGAAGGATATCTTGAAAAGAAGAGTGGTAAAGGAACGAGAGTTATTCGAAATGCTGCTGCTTCCAGACTCTCCAAAGGGAAACGGTTTACAGAAATTTTAGTAAGTGAAGGTCACAAAATCCAAAAGCAATTGGTACAAGCAGATATCGTATCTAATAAAGAGGGATCAGAAGTGTATCGATTATTCGGGGAGCGCTGTCTCCGAATAGAGCGATTGTATCACTATAATGAGATCCCTTATATCCACTATACTCATTATTTGTCTACACGTATGGAAAATATGGAACTGTCGGATTTAGAGGCTCATTCTTTGTATCGCTTAATCGAAGAGCAGGATATTTCTCTAGAAGAGTTTCGTGATGAATTTGCCGCTGTCGTTGCTCCTCCTAGTGTGGGAGAGGCATTACGTCTCAAAGAAGGAACGCCGGTATTAAAGAGATCACGTTATTCTTATGATGAGCATGAAGATATTATTGAATATAGTGAAGGGTACTATAACACAGAAATGCAGAATTATATCGTGAATTATGATGTTTAA